One Streptomyces formicae genomic window, CGGGCGACCCGGCCCGCGGCGTGTTCGGGCTCGCGTTCCGCGACCGTACGCACGGGATCGCGGTCGGCGGCGACTACCGGGCCGACCAGCCGTCCCCGAAGGCGGCGGCGGTGACCGGGAACGGCGGCCGCGACTGGGACCCGTCCCACCGGCCGCCGCCCGCCTACCGCTCGGGCGTCGCCTGGTTCCCGCACAGCCGCTCCACGGCGCTCGCGGTCGGCCCGACAGGCACCGACGTCACGAGGGACGGCGGGCGCACCTGGCGGACGGTCGACACCGGGTCGTACGACACGGTCGACTGTGCCGGGGCGCGGGGCTGCTGGGCCGCGGGCGAGAAGGGGCGGATCGCACGCCTGGAGAGGCGCTGAGCGCTCCGTGAGGGGCGCGGGGCCGTATCATCCGCGGCTCCGCCGCGGGGCGCGACCAGCCCCCACCGGCCCGCAGGCCGAAGGCCGCACCTCCAGCGGACTACGCGGGCAACTGCTCACGGTACGCGTCGAGTCCAGGCGCCGTCTTCGTCGCGATGAACTCGATGATGCGGTACTCGCAGACCCCGGCGATCGTGAACGGGTCCCTCGCGGTGATCTCCTCGATCCGCGCGCGGTCGTCCGCGACGGCGATGATCACGCCGCCGTCGCGCGGGTTCTTGCGCCCGGACGCGATGAAGACACCGGCCTCGTACAGCTCGTCGAGCCACGCCACGTGGGCCTCCAGGTGCTCGTCGACGGCGGAGACGGGCGCGGTGTAGGTCAATTCGAGAATGAACATGATCGTGAGGCTACCCGGCGGCTCCCGGCACCCCGCCGGGGCGCCGGACGGTCCGGGCTCCCGGCACCCGGACCATGAAGACGTCGACCGGGTCCTCGCTCTCCACCGTGAAGCCGTGCCGCTCGTAGAGCCTGCGGGCGTCGCTGCCCTGGAGGACGTTGAGGCGTACGGTCGCACCCTCGGCGTCGGTGCGCCCCAGGAGCGTGCCGAGGACGGCCGAGCCGATGCCCCGCCCCTGGACCCGTGGGTCCAGGAAGAAGTGTTCGAGCCAGTACGCGGAATCGGCGGGGCGCAGGGCGACACAGCCGACGAAGGCGCCGTCCGACTC contains:
- a CDS encoding GNAT family N-acetyltransferase, encoding MGWALRSAGAADRETIVELRAVVMRPDLERLGRFDPHRVRQRFRDAFRPEQTSVIESDGAFVGCVALRPADSAYWLEHFFLDPRVQGRGIGSAVLGTLLGRTDAEGATVRLNVLQGSDARRLYERHGFTVESEDPVDVFMVRVPGARTVRRPGGVPGAAG
- a CDS encoding YciI family protein, which codes for MFILELTYTAPVSAVDEHLEAHVAWLDELYEAGVFIASGRKNPRDGGVIIAVADDRARIEEITARDPFTIAGVCEYRIIEFIATKTAPGLDAYREQLPA